In Lewinellaceae bacterium, a single window of DNA contains:
- a CDS encoding 4Fe-4S binding protein, producing the protein MGSWLFKDYTFLATKKSSAGPVSDNPLLFLFLTIGLGIFGGLLYILPKFQALPGIKNNQIYHDSMTRGLKLGWRGFFLGAAVAGLLLYGVYYMNDKYFWPAVTAVVALLITALVFFYQNQAKRTPARSASPQVTGWLGILTGVYLIGFYILLYWVPQHITGWILMVDPVSRALNGGEASQWFLYGLLYTLVILVMGVRMLTKYMHNRYQIIRTFSVMFFQVAFAFLIPEILVRLNLPSMDLKNIWPLNYTFFFDWNLNNLINSGALGIFMLVWGIVLAIVAVPAITYFYGKRWYCSWVCGCGGLAETLGDPYRQLSDKSLRAWQYERWIIHGVLVFAVVMTGLTLYTYFSGEKTVLSFNSNTVRTWYGFIIGSAFAGVVGTGFYPLMGNRVWCRFGCPLAAYLGLVQRFKSRFRITTNGGQCISCGNCSTYCEMGIDVRWYAQRGQDVVRASCVGCGVCAAVCPRGVLRLENSSMDVKERAEAVRALHVSKEGVRLMG; encoded by the coding sequence GCAGCGCCGGGCCGGTGTCCGATAACCCCTTGCTGTTCCTTTTCCTGACCATCGGGCTAGGTATTTTTGGAGGCTTGCTGTACATCCTGCCGAAATTCCAGGCCCTTCCCGGCATCAAAAACAATCAAATCTACCACGACTCCATGACGCGCGGCCTGAAACTGGGCTGGCGCGGCTTTTTCCTGGGCGCGGCGGTGGCCGGCCTGCTGCTCTACGGCGTCTACTACATGAATGACAAGTACTTCTGGCCGGCGGTGACGGCCGTTGTCGCCTTGCTCATCACCGCTCTGGTGTTTTTCTACCAAAACCAGGCTAAGCGCACCCCTGCCCGCTCCGCTTCTCCGCAGGTGACCGGCTGGTTGGGGATACTGACGGGCGTATACCTCATCGGGTTTTACATCCTTTTGTACTGGGTGCCTCAGCACATCACCGGCTGGATTTTAATGGTTGACCCGGTGAGCCGGGCCCTCAACGGAGGCGAGGCGAGCCAATGGTTCCTGTACGGGCTGCTGTACACCCTGGTCATTTTGGTCATGGGAGTACGCATGCTCACCAAGTACATGCACAACCGCTACCAGATCATTCGCACCTTTTCCGTGATGTTCTTCCAGGTGGCTTTTGCCTTCCTCATCCCGGAAATCCTGGTGCGGCTCAACCTGCCCTCCATGGACCTGAAGAACATCTGGCCGCTGAACTATACCTTTTTCTTCGACTGGAACCTCAACAACCTGATCAACAGCGGCGCCCTGGGCATTTTCATGCTCGTCTGGGGCATCGTGCTGGCAATCGTCGCGGTGCCGGCGATCACTTACTTCTACGGCAAGCGCTGGTACTGCTCCTGGGTGTGCGGCTGCGGCGGCCTGGCCGAGACGCTGGGCGACCCCTACCGGCAGTTGTCCGACAAGAGCCTGCGCGCCTGGCAGTACGAGCGCTGGATCATCCACGGGGTGCTGGTGTTTGCAGTGGTGATGACTGGATTGACACTTTACACTTACTTTTCCGGCGAAAAAACAGTGCTGAGCTTCAACAGCAACACGGTTCGCACCTGGTACGGCTTTATCATCGGCTCCGCTTTTGCCGGCGTGGTCGGCACCGGCTTTTATCCTTTGATGGGCAACCGGGTGTGGTGCCGTTTCGGCTGCCCGCTGGCGGCTTACCTGGGGTTGGTTCAACGCTTCAAGTCGCGGTTCCGCATCACCACCAACGGCGGGCAATGTATCTCCTGCGGCAATTGTTCTACTTATTGCGAAATGGGCATCGACGTGCGCTGGTACGCGCAGCGCGGGCAGGATGTGGTGCGGGCTTCCTGTGTGGGTTGCGGCGTGTGTGCGGCGGTGTGCCCGAGAGGGGTGCTGCGCTTAGAGAACAGCAGCATGGATGTGAAGGAGCGGGCGGAGGCGGTGAGGGCGCTGCATGTGTCGAAGGAGGGGGTGAGGTTGATGGGTTGA
- a CDS encoding sigma-70 family RNA polymerase sigma factor translates to MEVAVHNNNITSARALDDYSIVKEAIKGSQKAYAILLERYRNPIFHMMLKMVKNREDAEDLTIEAFGKAFAKIDSYVPRYAFSTWLFRIAINNGIDYIRKKRLNMFSIDEPIDGESSSDYSGNLRSSSLDPEEIIIRNQRVQLMRDVLGRLNGKYRLMIELRYFEELSYEEIATELDIPLGTVKAQLFRAKEMLGNLLSQPGASAYLDNVQSRRA, encoded by the coding sequence ATGGAAGTAGCAGTACACAACAACAACATCACCTCCGCCAGAGCGCTGGACGACTACTCAATTGTCAAGGAAGCCATCAAGGGTTCTCAGAAGGCCTACGCTATCCTCCTGGAGCGTTACCGCAACCCCATCTTCCACATGATGCTGAAGATGGTCAAAAACCGGGAAGATGCCGAAGACCTGACCATTGAAGCCTTTGGCAAGGCCTTCGCCAAGATCGACAGCTACGTGCCGCGTTACGCCTTCAGCACCTGGTTGTTCCGCATTGCCATCAACAACGGCATCGACTACATCCGCAAGAAGCGCCTCAACATGTTCTCTATCGACGAGCCCATCGACGGCGAAAGCAGCAGCGACTATTCCGGCAACCTGCGGTCCTCTAGCCTGGATCCCGAAGAGATCATCATCCGCAACCAGCGCGTGCAGCTGATGCGCGACGTGCTCGGCCGCCTCAACGGCAAATACCGCCTGATGATCGAACTGCGCTATTTCGAAGAACTGAGCTACGAAGAGATCGCCACCGAGCTGGACATTCCTCTCGGCACCGTCAAAGCTCAGTTGTTCCGCGCCAAGGAAATGCTCGGCAACCTGCTGTCTCAGCCCGGCGCCAGCGCTTACCTCGACAACGTGCAAAGCCGCAGGGCTTAG
- a CDS encoding glycosyltransferase, whose amino-acid sequence MIQNALLFLFLAATAVQLFYWLFVFSRLAFYRQPPPPTGPPEPVSIIICARNEEKNLRRNLPYFLAQDYPEYEVIVVNDNSSDKTLDVLLDFQKKSPILRLIDVQVNSFCGKKAALSKGIEAAKFEILLLSDADCRPASPQWLDFMQAFIRDRAQIGLGYSPYFRGKGILNAFIRFETVYSAIQYLSFAFMGFPYMGVGRNLCYRKSLFRGSGGFDSHAHIASGDDDLFVNQVATRANTRVILSPQAFVFSEPKSSWRGYYRQKSRHLTTGTRYRLVHQFALGLLSASHFGHYACGIALILFHNLELTVFFNYLARIAVASALYMLIMRKLHDTSLIRWVPLLDVLYAFSYLVFAPALFFKSKEKWK is encoded by the coding sequence TTGATCCAGAATGCACTGCTTTTTCTTTTCCTGGCAGCCACGGCTGTACAGCTTTTTTACTGGCTGTTCGTTTTCTCCCGGCTGGCTTTTTACCGGCAGCCCCCCCCCCCGACCGGCCCGCCCGAACCCGTTTCCATAATAATTTGCGCGCGCAACGAAGAAAAAAATTTACGCCGAAACCTCCCGTATTTCCTGGCTCAGGACTATCCAGAGTACGAAGTGATCGTCGTAAATGACAATTCTTCTGATAAAACTTTGGACGTGCTCTTGGATTTTCAAAAAAAAAGTCCCATCTTGCGCCTTATTGACGTACAAGTCAATTCTTTCTGTGGGAAAAAAGCAGCTTTAAGCAAGGGTATTGAAGCTGCAAAATTTGAAATACTTTTATTATCCGACGCCGATTGCCGCCCGGCGAGCCCCCAGTGGCTCGATTTTATGCAAGCATTCATTCGGGATAGGGCGCAAATCGGACTAGGGTACAGCCCTTATTTTCGTGGGAAAGGCATTCTGAATGCCTTTATTCGCTTTGAGACCGTCTATTCTGCTATCCAATATCTTTCCTTTGCATTTATGGGATTTCCCTACATGGGAGTAGGGCGCAACTTGTGTTATCGAAAATCTCTATTTCGTGGGTCCGGAGGTTTCGATTCACATGCTCACATAGCATCCGGCGATGACGATTTGTTCGTCAACCAGGTCGCTACGCGAGCCAACACCCGGGTGATCCTATCACCTCAAGCATTCGTCTTTTCAGAACCAAAAAGTAGTTGGAGAGGCTACTATCGCCAGAAGTCAAGGCATTTAACAACGGGTACCCGGTACCGGTTGGTGCATCAGTTCGCCCTCGGCCTGCTGTCCGCCAGCCATTTCGGGCACTACGCCTGTGGTATCGCCTTGATCCTTTTTCACAATCTGGAATTAACCGTATTTTTTAACTATCTGGCACGGATAGCGGTAGCCTCTGCACTGTACATGCTGATAATGAGAAAACTACACGACACTTCTCTTATCAGGTGGGTTCCATTACTCGATGTACTCTACGCTTTTTCCTACCTCGTGTTCGCGCCAGCCTTATTTTTTAAATCAAAGGAAAAATGGAAGTAG
- a CDS encoding 1-acyl-sn-glycerol-3-phosphate acyltransferase yields the protein MNPILYIIYHFLKLVTRICLWLYYPKTTVLNRQNFRFDRPTILVSNHPNTLLDPLHAAVRVPMIVHFLANAGLFKGTFQKWFFSTFFCIPVERPEDVNGRPLNNQNAFRQSSAFLAGGGCLYIAPEGTSFIGRRVRPLKTGAARIALNAESEKGFELGLNIMPVGLTYEASNCFHSRLTIYAGEPIWIKDYQALYQKDTFQAARQLTDDLEETLRSLVIHTRDEEEDLLIARLETLLRNSKPVTEPVHFARTQYLIGQLSDWRERSPQDFEQFRLQVEQYFSQLQEQRTDDQALARPPRPMLLHFAGLVLLFPVFLHGLAHNFLPAFLPVGLARRMKLDVEYNSTLKILAGLIAFPLFYYLQYRLIYWLYDWQTALIYLLTLLPLGLFAWVFFQRQKRVFRYFRFQRSANREKLRALRLAIWEKTGNLLAKKAP from the coding sequence TTGAACCCGATACTCTATATAATATATCATTTCCTGAAGCTGGTGACGCGCATCTGCTTGTGGTTGTACTACCCGAAGACAACGGTGCTCAACCGGCAAAACTTCCGTTTCGACCGGCCCACTATCCTGGTGTCTAACCACCCCAACACCCTTCTGGACCCACTGCACGCTGCCGTTCGGGTACCCATGATCGTGCATTTCCTCGCCAACGCCGGCCTTTTCAAGGGCACTTTCCAAAAGTGGTTTTTCAGCACCTTTTTCTGCATACCGGTCGAACGCCCCGAGGATGTGAACGGCCGCCCGCTCAACAACCAGAACGCCTTCCGTCAGTCCAGCGCCTTCCTGGCCGGGGGAGGCTGCCTGTACATCGCCCCGGAAGGCACCAGTTTCATCGGGCGCCGGGTGCGGCCGCTGAAGACGGGCGCCGCCCGCATCGCCCTGAATGCGGAATCGGAAAAGGGCTTCGAACTCGGCCTGAACATTATGCCTGTAGGGCTAACCTACGAGGCCTCCAATTGTTTCCACAGCCGGCTCACCATTTACGCCGGCGAACCCATCTGGATAAAAGATTATCAGGCACTCTATCAAAAAGACACGTTTCAGGCCGCCCGGCAACTGACTGATGACCTGGAAGAAACCCTCCGTTCCCTCGTTATCCATACCCGCGATGAAGAAGAGGATCTTTTGATTGCCCGCCTCGAAACCTTGTTGCGCAACAGCAAGCCGGTGACAGAACCCGTGCACTTTGCCCGCACCCAATACCTTATCGGGCAGTTGTCGGACTGGCGGGAGCGGTCGCCCCAGGATTTTGAGCAGTTCCGTTTGCAGGTAGAACAATATTTCAGCCAACTGCAGGAACAACGCACGGACGACCAGGCACTGGCCCGCCCGCCCCGGCCCATGTTGCTGCATTTTGCAGGCCTGGTACTCCTGTTTCCCGTTTTCCTCCACGGGCTGGCCCACAATTTCCTTCCGGCCTTCCTTCCGGTAGGGCTTGCCCGCCGGATGAAACTCGACGTCGAGTACAATTCCACCCTGAAAATCCTGGCGGGCCTGATTGCCTTCCCGCTTTTCTATTACCTGCAATACCGGCTCATCTACTGGCTCTATGACTGGCAAACCGCACTGATCTATCTGCTCACCCTGCTGCCGCTCGGCCTCTTTGCCTGGGTTTTCTTTCAGCGCCAAAAGAGGGTGTTTCGCTATTTCCGGTTCCAACGGAGCGCCAACCGGGAAAAGCTCCGCGCCCTGCGGCTGGCCATCTGGGAAAAAACCGGTAATTTGCTGGCCAAAAAAGCCCCTTGA